A genome region from Methanobacterium subterraneum includes the following:
- a CDS encoding right-handed parallel beta-helix repeat-containing protein yields MDRNHIILTILLLFGFLISIQAVYSAEIIIGPTDSIQTAIDTANPQDTIILNNGTYNDSSIQVNKELTLKSVTENPDDVIIDAQQNGRVIEVLSGVNNVKIQGLTISNGYFDGTWNGDGAGISNKGGTITQPTQIINCKFTNNNATGEGGAIYNRGVLTITNCTLTNNTADGNGGGISNRGNLTITGSVIQQNTAPSMGGGIYNLDTMTITSCTIQQNQASGGGGILNDGDLTVTGSTIQQNQGDNGGGINNFDTLTITASVIGQNTAPYGGGIANWNTLNIVGSIIQENTAEFFGGGLHNLQGTANITDTTFQLNNAGSGGGMCNWDTLTITSSTIKQNNATSGGGIFNDHLQDVYGIVDANFNRIVANTPKAIQSDSGTVNAEYNWWGSNNPNFNALITGDVDYISWLVMTYSANSRVISLGGLSTLTADFRYDSNGVFHDPAAGHLPDETPVTFTTNLGNVGSKSIVTGTINGIATAILRGNEAAGEALTSARLDNQTLTATVTITPTARAASSSTKTIGMQSTGIQLAGIGLAILLVSAGLILPKRK; encoded by the coding sequence ATGGACAGAAACCATATAATACTCACTATTTTGTTACTTTTTGGCTTTTTGATATCTATACAAGCCGTATATTCAGCGGAGATAATTATTGGTCCCACTGATAGTATCCAGACTGCAATTGACACTGCTAATCCACAGGATACAATCATTCTCAACAACGGAACCTACAACGATAGCAGTATCCAAGTAAATAAAGAATTAACACTGAAAAGTGTCACAGAAAACCCGGATGATGTAATCATCGATGCTCAACAGAATGGCAGAGTAATTGAAGTACTATCTGGAGTCAACAATGTAAAAATACAGGGTTTGACCATTTCCAATGGATATTTTGACGGAACATGGAACGGAGATGGGGCTGGTATTTCCAACAAAGGCGGAACAATAACCCAACCTACCCAGATAATCAACTGTAAATTCACCAACAACAACGCCACTGGTGAGGGTGGAGCTATCTACAATAGGGGTGTTTTGACCATCACTAACTGTACACTCACCAACAACACCGCAGATGGAAATGGTGGTGGAATATCCAACCGAGGTAATTTGACCATTACCGGTAGTGTCATTCAGCAGAACACTGCTCCCTCCATGGGTGGGGGAATATATAACTTGGATACCATGACCATTACTAGTTGTACCATCCAACAAAACCAGGCTAGTGGTGGTGGGGGAATACTCAATGATGGTGACTTAACCGTTACTGGTAGCACCATTCAACAAAATCAAGGTGATAATGGTGGGGGAATTAACAACTTTGATACTTTAACCATTACTGCTAGTGTTATTGGGCAGAACACTGCCCCTTATGGTGGGGGAATAGCCAACTGGAATACTCTAAATATCGTGGGGAGTATTATCCAGGAGAACACCGCAGAATTTTTTGGAGGAGGATTACATAACCTTCAAGGCACGGCAAACATCACCGATACCACCTTCCAACTCAACAACGCAGGTAGTGGTGGAGGGATGTGCAACTGGGATACGTTAACCATTACCAGTAGCACCATCAAGCAAAATAACGCCACCAGTGGTGGGGGAATCTTCAATGATCATCTGCAAGATGTTTATGGTATAGTGGATGCGAATTTTAACCGTATCGTTGCCAACACACCTAAGGCCATACAGAGTGATAGTGGTACTGTGAATGCGGAGTATAACTGGTGGGGTTCTAACAACCCAAATTTCAACGCTCTAATCACCGGAGATGTGGATTATATTTCATGGTTGGTCATGACTTACAGTGCCAATTCAAGGGTGATCTCCCTGGGCGGACTATCTACCCTTACTGCAGATTTCAGATATGATTCTAATGGGGTATTTCACGATCCTGCAGCCGGACACTTGCCTGATGAAACACCGGTGACCTTCACTACTAATCTGGGTAATGTGGGTAGTAAATCAATAGTTACAGGAACCATCAATGGAATAGCAACTGCAATACTGCGTGGAAACGAAGCAGCAGGTGAAGCTTTGACCTCGGCCCGCCTTGACAACCAAACTTTAACTGCTACCGTAACCATTACACCAACTGCCAGAGCAGCCAGCTCAAGTACAAAAACCATCGGAATGCAGAGCACGGGAATACAACTTGCAGGAATAGGGCTAGCCATCCTATTAGTAAGTGCCGGGTTAATCCTACCCAAAAGAAAATAA
- a CDS encoding VOC family protein, translating to MRILKTLSRVYVEDLDEHLDFYEKLLGMKVEMRIPMPDVGLELAQIDDILIIAGLEQALQPFKRTQATFMVDSVEEYEAFLVNNGSEIVRGPQKVPTGVNMTVKHLDGSIFEYVQHNLE from the coding sequence ATGAGAATATTGAAAACACTTTCCAGGGTTTATGTTGAAGATTTAGATGAGCACCTGGATTTTTATGAAAAACTCCTGGGAATGAAGGTGGAGATGAGGATTCCAATGCCGGATGTGGGTCTGGAATTAGCACAGATTGATGATATCCTGATTATAGCTGGTTTAGAACAGGCCTTGCAACCATTTAAAAGGACTCAGGCTACATTCATGGTGGATTCTGTGGAGGAGTATGAAGCATTCCTGGTAAATAATGGATCAGAAATTGTTAGAGGTCCTCAGAAAGTCCCCACCGGTGTTAACATGACCGTCAAACACTTGGATGGCTCTATTTTCGAATACGTCCAGCATAACTTAGAATAG
- a CDS encoding GNAT family N-acetyltransferase, whose translation MDRIVIKDGIEEMDFEKVTDMLSKADWSPGIKIDEVERGAYNSSLVVGVFLDGIQIGYSRVVSDKTRFAFILDVYIHEDHRKKGIGQKMLNYILSHKELEDVYIWMLVTEDAHSVYGKVGFEPISHPENCMEIRRERPERK comes from the coding sequence ATGGACCGAATCGTTATTAAAGATGGAATAGAGGAAATGGATTTTGAAAAAGTAACTGATATGCTGAGCAAGGCTGATTGGAGTCCGGGAATTAAAATTGATGAGGTTGAAAGGGGAGCATATAATTCTTCCCTGGTTGTGGGTGTATTTCTAGATGGAATCCAAATTGGTTACTCCCGGGTTGTTTCTGATAAAACAAGATTCGCGTTTATTCTAGATGTTTATATTCATGAGGACCATCGTAAGAAAGGGATTGGTCAGAAAATGTTGAATTACATTCTTTCCCATAAGGAACTTGAGGATGTTTATATCTGGATGCTGGTTACCGAAGATGCCCATAGTGTTTATGGGAAGGTGGGTTTCGAGCCAATTTCCCATCCTGAAAACTGTATGGAAATTAGAAGGGAAAGACCAGAAAGAAAATAA
- a CDS encoding DJ-1/PfpI family protein, whose translation MYQVVTILFNGFETLDVFGPVEILGRLNEEFHVNLYSMEGGIIKSSQDVPVHTRPLSQINLENYILMIPGGIGTRELVSDEIFLKHLKNFSINAEYILTICTGSILLAKTGLLDGKKATTNKRAFAWTEHFPEVKWVREARWVRDGNIYTSSGVSAGMDMALGFVADQLGYDVAKRQSIEIEYDWKEDPSWDPFSRIY comes from the coding sequence ATGTACCAAGTAGTAACCATCCTCTTTAATGGATTTGAAACCCTGGATGTTTTTGGCCCGGTTGAAATCCTGGGCAGGTTAAATGAAGAGTTTCATGTGAATTTATATTCCATGGAAGGAGGAATTATTAAAAGCAGCCAGGATGTGCCGGTTCACACCAGACCATTATCCCAAATAAATTTAGAGAATTATATTTTAATGATCCCCGGGGGAATTGGCACCCGGGAACTAGTTAGTGATGAGATCTTCCTGAAACATCTGAAAAATTTTTCAATTAATGCCGAATACATCCTAACAATTTGCACCGGCTCCATACTCCTGGCCAAAACTGGTTTGTTGGATGGCAAGAAAGCAACCACTAATAAAAGGGCATTTGCGTGGACTGAGCATTTTCCAGAGGTTAAATGGGTTCGTGAAGCTCGCTGGGTTCGAGATGGGAATATTTATACCAGTTCCGGTGTCAGTGCCGGTATGGATATGGCCCTGGGATTTGTTGCTGACCAGTTGGGATACGATGTGGCCAAAAGGCAGAGCATTGAAATTGAGTATGACTGGAAGGAAGACCCCAGTTGGGATCCCTTTTCCAGAATATATTGA
- a CDS encoding aldo/keto reductase, which produces MQYRKNEKNGEKISALGFGAMRLPTKNGMIDREKAKKQIYYAIDHGVNFIDTAFPYHGGSSESFLGEILKDGYREKVLLCTKMPSWSVKKYDDMEKYLEKQLEKLQTDYIDYYLIHSLGKGSFQRLKEIGVLEFLEEKKSNGIIKNIGFSFHDNGDAFQCIVDAHPWDACLIQYNYLDEKTQAGTEGLEYAHSQGVTVIIMEPLKGGILADVPEEAQKIWDKAPVERSPAEWALRWVLDHPEVTCVVSGMGELQEVQENLQVAEEALPGTLTSDELKLYYEVKEVYHDLMKINCTSCGYCMPCPVGVDIPSCFEIYNHKYMFKTSGTSFTYLTRLGGVFSGNESHAGLCNGCGKCVRACPQKLEIPALLEGVSKELGGFGFQYRVKIGKTILVPLFDAFLSLSERFSRRSRA; this is translated from the coding sequence ATGCAGTACAGGAAAAATGAAAAAAATGGTGAGAAAATCTCGGCACTGGGCTTCGGAGCCATGCGTCTGCCCACCAAAAACGGGATGATTGACAGAGAAAAGGCTAAAAAACAAATATATTATGCTATAGATCATGGTGTTAACTTCATTGACACTGCATTCCCCTACCACGGAGGATCCAGTGAATCATTCCTGGGGGAAATCCTTAAAGACGGATACCGGGAGAAGGTCTTACTCTGCACCAAGATGCCCTCCTGGTCTGTTAAAAAATATGATGACATGGAGAAATACCTGGAAAAACAGCTGGAAAAACTTCAAACTGATTACATTGACTATTACCTTATCCATAGCCTGGGAAAGGGAAGTTTCCAGCGCCTTAAAGAGATAGGAGTCCTGGAATTTTTAGAAGAAAAAAAGTCAAATGGCATTATCAAGAACATTGGATTCTCATTCCACGATAACGGCGATGCCTTCCAATGTATTGTGGATGCCCACCCCTGGGATGCCTGCCTTATCCAGTACAACTACTTGGATGAGAAAACCCAGGCAGGAACTGAAGGATTAGAGTACGCACACTCCCAGGGCGTGACTGTGATCATTATGGAACCCTTAAAAGGAGGTATTCTGGCAGATGTGCCAGAAGAAGCCCAGAAGATATGGGATAAAGCCCCAGTTGAAAGAAGTCCTGCAGAGTGGGCCTTGAGATGGGTTTTAGATCATCCCGAAGTTACCTGTGTGGTTTCAGGGATGGGTGAATTACAAGAGGTGCAAGAGAACTTACAAGTAGCTGAAGAAGCCCTGCCTGGCACTCTCACCAGTGATGAGTTGAAACTATATTATGAAGTTAAAGAGGTTTACCATGATCTCATGAAGATCAACTGTACCTCCTGTGGTTACTGCATGCCCTGCCCTGTGGGGGTGGACATACCGTCATGTTTCGAGATCTACAACCACAAATACATGTTCAAAACCAGTGGCACATCCTTCACCTACCTGACACGACTGGGAGGTGTTTTCAGCGGTAACGAATCCCATGCAGGACTTTGTAATGGTTGTGGTAAATGTGTACGTGCCTGCCCCCAGAAACTGGAAATACCCGCACTTTTAGAGGGTGTTTCCAAGGAACTAGGTGGATTTGGATTCCAGTACCGGGTGAAGATTGGTAAAACCATCCTGGTACCACTTTTTGATGCGTTTCTTTCACTTAGTGAACGTTTCTCCCGTAGATCACGTGCCTGA
- a CDS encoding TetR/AcrR family transcriptional regulator → MKEKEQKILDTSLPLFVEKGFHGTSTAEIAKTAGVATGTLFHYFKTKEDLIDRLYIYSKESILEAAEGDYDEDKSFKENVKSLWLNFVNFGIEDPYKFNFIMTFHCSPYITSFTKGRIEEKFVDLLEVYKKGFREGEIKQMYDELLMDYFWGNVLNTITHFEKNPERMNQENIELSFELFWDGISK, encoded by the coding sequence TTGAAGGAAAAAGAACAAAAAATACTGGATACATCCCTTCCACTATTTGTAGAAAAGGGATTTCACGGTACTTCCACTGCCGAGATCGCAAAAACTGCAGGAGTGGCCACCGGTACACTTTTCCACTACTTCAAGACCAAGGAAGATCTCATTGACCGTCTCTACATCTACTCTAAGGAAAGCATCCTAGAAGCAGCTGAAGGAGATTATGATGAGGATAAATCATTTAAAGAAAATGTTAAGTCTCTGTGGCTCAACTTTGTGAATTTTGGGATTGAAGACCCCTATAAATTTAATTTCATAATGACATTCCACTGTTCCCCTTATATAACCTCCTTCACCAAGGGGAGAATTGAGGAAAAATTCGTGGACCTCCTTGAAGTTTATAAGAAGGGATTTAGAGAAGGGGAAATTAAACAGATGTATGATGAACTCCTAATGGACTATTTCTGGGGCAATGTACTCAACACCATAACCCATTTTGAGAAAAACCCGGAAAGAATGAACCAGGAGAATATTGAACTTTCTTTTGAACTGTTCTGGGACGGAATATCCAAATAA
- a CDS encoding AI-2E family transporter: MISHIKKMYSSTIFPLLLLLTILSLGVLTPIITMVIFGAILAYYVRFIARKIKPYVKYDTLAVVLGMIILAIPIALLLYFTIIQLLSISGALLGSLQQATADNSTMNLNSINDAVQNLGLSPSVSGNIADAIKSGILQLLSAITNSIITIASSIPALAAQILILIFSIFYFARDGGKIVRYIKDVVPDKDKDFYREVIKGADDVLKSIIVGNIIPAAILGLLSGVVYYFLGYPYVILLAIVSGIAMFIPIIGPWIVYGVIGLFSILTGNTAQGVLLIFFGWIIETTTDFYIRPRISVRYSEVHPLVFLLGFIYGAVTMGIPGLFIGPLILGITYAAYKVYRQERVKSKAQDKKA, from the coding sequence ATGATTTCACATATTAAAAAGATGTATTCATCAACTATATTCCCCCTTTTACTACTTCTAACCATTTTATCCCTGGGAGTTTTAACTCCCATTATAACCATGGTGATTTTCGGGGCTATTTTAGCATACTACGTTCGTTTTATTGCCAGGAAAATCAAACCATACGTTAAATATGATACTTTAGCAGTGGTTCTGGGAATGATCATACTGGCCATCCCCATTGCTCTACTCCTGTACTTCACCATAATCCAGCTTTTAAGCATTTCTGGTGCCCTTTTAGGATCCCTGCAGCAGGCCACTGCTGATAACTCCACCATGAACCTAAACTCCATTAATGACGCTGTGCAGAATCTGGGTCTATCACCATCAGTCTCGGGGAACATTGCTGATGCCATAAAATCCGGCATATTACAGCTTTTATCAGCTATAACCAATTCAATAATCACCATAGCCAGTTCCATCCCGGCATTAGCTGCACAAATTCTCATATTAATCTTTTCAATCTTTTATTTTGCCAGGGATGGAGGTAAAATAGTTCGCTATATAAAAGACGTTGTCCCGGATAAAGACAAAGATTTCTACCGGGAAGTCATCAAGGGTGCCGATGATGTTTTAAAAAGCATCATAGTAGGTAACATCATCCCTGCCGCTATACTGGGCCTCCTATCTGGAGTGGTTTACTACTTCTTGGGTTACCCCTACGTAATCCTTCTGGCCATCGTCAGTGGAATAGCAATGTTCATCCCCATCATCGGTCCCTGGATAGTTTACGGGGTTATTGGACTTTTCAGCATCCTAACTGGAAACACAGCGCAGGGGGTGCTGCTGATCTTCTTCGGCTGGATAATAGAAACCACCACTGACTTCTACATCCGCCCACGAATATCAGTCCGGTACTCCGAAGTCCATCCACTGGTCTTCCTACTGGGATTCATCTACGGAGCAGTGACCATGGGCATTCCCGGTTTATTCATAGGGCCATTGATACTGGGAATAACCTATGCAGCCTATAAGGTGTACCGGCAGGAAAGGGTGAAGTCCAAGGCACAGGATAAAAAAGCTTAA
- a CDS encoding ATP-binding protein yields the protein MKRDVIRINEEKCNGCGICVTGCPEGALQVIDGKAHLISDLFCDGLGACIGDCPEGAIEVERREAEPYDEHRVMENIVKAGPNVTKAHLKHLHEHGQTKYLEEAISFLKEKNMEVPDYEEDAPLACGCPGSAMQVPEPKGGIGGSPQILSAELGNWPVQLQLLNPNAPYLKNADLLIAADCVPFAYANFHQRFLKDKILIILCPKLDHTIDEYVDKLSEIFTSQNIKSITIVHMEVPCCSGIEVIVKRALEKAQKNIIIKDYTISINGEII from the coding sequence ATGAAAAGAGATGTTATCCGGATCAATGAGGAAAAATGTAATGGTTGTGGAATATGTGTCACCGGTTGCCCCGAGGGTGCACTCCAGGTAATTGATGGGAAGGCCCATCTCATCAGTGACCTGTTCTGTGATGGGCTGGGTGCCTGTATAGGAGATTGCCCGGAGGGAGCTATAGAGGTTGAAAGAAGGGAAGCTGAACCCTACGATGAACACAGGGTTATGGAAAATATTGTAAAAGCAGGACCCAACGTTACCAAAGCCCACCTGAAACATCTGCATGAGCATGGTCAGACAAAATATCTGGAAGAGGCCATTAGCTTTTTAAAGGAAAAAAACATGGAAGTACCGGATTATGAGGAGGATGCTCCCCTGGCCTGTGGTTGCCCAGGTTCTGCAATGCAGGTTCCTGAACCGAAAGGAGGAATTGGTGGTTCTCCCCAGATTTTAAGTGCAGAGCTGGGTAACTGGCCAGTGCAACTCCAGCTTTTAAACCCCAATGCCCCTTACCTTAAAAATGCGGATCTTCTCATTGCCGCGGATTGTGTGCCCTTTGCCTATGCCAATTTCCATCAGAGGTTCTTAAAGGACAAAATCTTGATAATTCTCTGCCCCAAACTGGACCATACCATTGACGAATACGTGGATAAGTTAAGTGAGATCTTCACCAGTCAGAATATCAAATCCATTACCATCGTCCATATGGAAGTACCCTGCTGTTCTGGTATTGAAGTAATCGTTAAAAGGGCTCTTGAAAAAGCCCAGAAAAACATAATAATCAAGGATTACACAATTTCCATAAATGGGGAAATAATCTAA
- a CDS encoding iron chaperone: MSASKKQFHTIDEYIATFPENVQDILGKIRKVIREAAPEAEETISYGMPTFKLNGNLVHFAAYENHIGFYPTPSGIETFKEELSAYKCGKGSVQFPIDKPVPFDLVEKIVIFRVEENLNKK, encoded by the coding sequence ATGTCCGCATCAAAAAAACAGTTCCATACAATAGATGAATACATTGCCACCTTCCCGGAAAATGTTCAGGATATTTTGGGGAAGATAAGGAAGGTTATCCGGGAAGCAGCACCGGAAGCTGAGGAGACCATTAGTTATGGTATGCCAACCTTCAAGCTTAATGGTAATCTGGTGCATTTTGCAGCGTATGAGAACCATATTGGATTTTATCCCACACCTTCAGGGATTGAAACGTTTAAAGAGGAACTTTCAGCCTATAAATGTGGGAAAGGATCGGTACAGTTCCCCATTGATAAACCAGTGCCCTTCGATCTGGTGGAAAAGATAGTTATTTTTAGAGTCGAAGAAAATCTCAACAAGAAATAA
- a CDS encoding PAS domain-containing protein, giving the protein MKVKSDYHIFREIFEKSPVGMLLFDREGTMVDANQSALEIMGITTPENPPKINLFHNPIIPCKKEELVGNGVINFQNQLDFEKISDFQDINKTPPPITEGIEGTISIISSGYLVQIHQSKSKDESCELLISGEKYKNFFEDDITGDFIATPQGEIIECNPAFAEIYNFPNREQALKSNISTFNPEDWETLNKRLKHEYKIKGHQTTHQRPDGEKIHVVSNLVGIYHDSELVQVKGYVFDDTERKEAEEALKRSEEKYHRLFDEDLTGDFIANVDGEILECNPAFADIYGWDTVEKALKWNISESNPFDWPYMVTRLRSEGKIRGFQSWQRRQDFMRIHVVANLVGIFNDSDELIQVKGYVFDDTERKQAEEKLESGQRRLTMILGSIRDGFVSLDNFWNFIYVNPCAAEYLDIDADDLMGQNLWERFPELAGTIHETHFRRAMNEQEIQYFEAPGMLRTGKCLDISVYPSTEGISIYWRNKRRSDL; this is encoded by the coding sequence ATGAAGGTAAAAAGCGATTACCATATATTCAGGGAGATATTCGAGAAATCTCCTGTGGGGATGCTCCTCTTTGACAGGGAAGGTACAATGGTGGATGCCAATCAGTCGGCATTGGAGATAATGGGAATCACCACCCCGGAAAACCCCCCAAAGATTAACCTATTCCACAATCCAATAATTCCCTGTAAAAAGGAAGAATTAGTTGGGAATGGTGTTATTAACTTCCAAAATCAATTAGATTTTGAAAAAATCAGTGATTTTCAGGATATAAATAAAACTCCTCCTCCCATAACTGAAGGTATTGAAGGAACCATCTCAATCATTAGTTCCGGTTATCTGGTTCAGATTCATCAGTCAAAGTCTAAAGATGAATCTTGCGAACTTTTAATAAGTGGAGAGAAGTACAAAAACTTTTTTGAGGATGATATCACCGGGGATTTCATTGCCACACCACAGGGTGAGATAATTGAATGTAACCCTGCCTTTGCGGAGATATACAATTTCCCTAACCGTGAACAGGCCCTTAAATCAAATATTTCCACTTTCAACCCTGAGGACTGGGAAACTCTTAATAAACGTCTTAAACATGAGTACAAAATAAAGGGACATCAAACCACCCACCAAAGACCAGATGGGGAAAAAATCCACGTGGTCAGTAATTTAGTGGGTATCTACCATGATTCGGAACTGGTCCAGGTTAAGGGTTATGTTTTTGATGATACTGAACGTAAAGAAGCTGAAGAAGCTTTGAAACGTAGTGAGGAGAAATATCATCGTTTGTTTGATGAGGATTTAACTGGGGATTTCATTGCCAATGTTGATGGGGAAATATTGGAGTGTAACCCTGCTTTTGCTGATATTTATGGTTGGGACACTGTTGAAAAGGCACTGAAATGGAATATATCCGAGTCCAATCCATTCGACTGGCCTTACATGGTCACCCGCCTTAGAAGTGAAGGTAAGATCAGGGGATTTCAAAGCTGGCAGCGCAGGCAAGATTTCATGAGGATCCACGTTGTTGCCAACCTGGTGGGAATCTTCAATGATTCAGATGAACTTATACAGGTTAAAGGATATGTGTTCGATGACACTGAACGTAAACAGGCTGAAGAAAAACTTGAAAGCGGGCAACGTCGCCTAACCATGATCTTAGGCAGTATCCGGGATGGATTCGTGTCACTGGATAACTTCTGGAACTTTATTTATGTGAATCCCTGTGCTGCAGAATATTTGGATATTGATGCCGATGATCTGATGGGTCAAAATCTATGGGAAAGATTTCCAGAACTAGCAGGAACCATCCATGAGACCCACTTTAGAAGAGCAATGAATGAACAGGAAATACAGTACTTTGAAGCTCCGGGAATGCTAAGAACTGGAAAATGTTTAGATATTAGTGTTTATCCATCAACAGAAGGAATATCCATTTATTGGAGAAATAAAAGAAGATCAGACCTATAA
- a CDS encoding histidine kinase dimerization/phosphoacceptor domain -containing protein, translated as MFKKILLPTKSSDNSENSEKSKRKKLEELLDKSGIDLKEIMRVSPVPKFAINRDHEVIYWNRALEKLSKINAEKIMGTNKQWKVFYDNQRPCMADFMVDGRLEDIPKWYSITNNRSKFVLRYQGECDSKTLGNSCEAISFFPKMGENGKWLHFTVDAIKNLKGNVIGAVESFEDVTKQIHLQEEFMKIRGENEILLREVQHRVQNDLQIIHSMINFQSYYLEDEKSRELFREIKNYTRSIPAIHEKLYQYRDLLNIDFGEFIKSLISDLERQYAYKPFQVDVDIEGIQLDINTAIPCGLIVNELVADSIKRSILTVESEEDTNTIAKDYSNNSIPTKSGNNTSKSLTEESEMGGYDSSIEQKNRIAVKITDEGEFFLMTVYDNAPVFPEHFDSKNSSTLSMWFVNKLATQLGGTVDRKQDDGTLFKITFKECSKRRI; from the coding sequence ATGTTTAAAAAGATTTTATTGCCCACCAAGAGTTCAGATAATTCTGAAAACAGTGAAAAATCGAAGCGGAAAAAATTAGAAGAATTATTAGATAAAAGTGGTATTGATTTAAAGGAAATAATGCGCGTTTCACCAGTCCCTAAATTTGCTATTAATAGGGACCATGAGGTTATCTACTGGAACCGGGCACTGGAAAAGTTAAGTAAAATAAATGCTGAAAAAATAATGGGAACCAATAAACAATGGAAAGTATTTTACGATAACCAGAGACCATGCATGGCTGATTTTATGGTAGATGGTCGTCTGGAAGACATTCCTAAATGGTATTCCATAACCAACAACCGATCAAAGTTTGTGTTGAGGTATCAGGGTGAATGTGATTCCAAAACTTTAGGGAATTCCTGTGAAGCCATATCTTTCTTCCCTAAAATGGGTGAAAATGGAAAATGGCTACATTTTACTGTGGATGCTATTAAAAATCTTAAAGGCAATGTTATTGGGGCGGTAGAGTCCTTTGAAGATGTGACCAAACAGATACATTTACAGGAAGAGTTCATGAAGATCAGGGGAGAAAATGAGATCCTCCTCAGGGAAGTTCAGCATCGCGTGCAAAATGATCTGCAGATCATACATTCCATGATTAATTTCCAATCATACTATTTGGAAGATGAAAAATCAAGGGAACTATTTAGGGAAATAAAGAACTACACTCGATCAATACCCGCCATTCATGAGAAACTCTACCAGTACCGTGATCTTTTAAATATTGATTTTGGAGAGTTCATCAAAAGCCTAATATCGGATCTGGAGAGGCAATATGCTTATAAACCCTTCCAGGTTGATGTGGATATTGAAGGGATTCAACTGGACATAAATACTGCTATTCCCTGCGGACTCATAGTGAATGAACTGGTAGCCGATTCAATAAAACGGAGCATTCTAACTGTAGAATCTGAAGAGGACACCAATACTATAGCTAAGGATTACTCCAACAACAGTATTCCGACTAAATCAGGAAATAACACCAGTAAAAGCCTAACTGAAGAGTCTGAAATGGGTGGATATGATAGTTCTATAGAACAAAAGAACAGAATAGCAGTGAAAATCACTGATGAAGGTGAATTTTTTTTAATGACCGTTTATGATAATGCTCCAGTTTTTCCAGAGCATTTTGATTCCAAAAATTCCAGCACACTGAGTATGTGGTTCGTGAATAAATTAGCAACCCAGTTAGGAGGAACAGTTGACCGGAAACAGGATGATGGAACTCTATTCAAGATCACCTTTAAGGAATGCAGTAAAAGACGCATTTAA